Genomic window (Candidatus Vicinibacter proximus):
TCAATTAAGTTTAGAGACATATATTAGTCTTAAAGGAACAGGATATACACGGATTGATATTCGTATGGATGAAAATACAGGAAAGATGTTTGTGTTGGAGGCAAATGCCCAGTGTGGTTTGAGTGAAGATGAAAATTATACTTCGATAGGGGCGATTATAAGATTAAGTTCTATTTCTTTTACCCAATTAATTGCGGACATAATGGACGATGCCATAAATAGAAAAGTATCATGAGAATTTGTGTTTTACAACCAGATTATGGATCTTCATCAGTGGATTATCAGAATTATGATCCCAGAAGGGATTTATCCAGTCTGATGCCTGAAGCTACTATTGATCACGTTTTTTTGAATAAGCTTACTACTTATAAGCAACTGAAAGAATTGTCTGGACATTCTTATGATGTATTTCTCAATCTTTGTGAAGGCTATCTCGAATGGGATATTCCTTCCATAGATGTTATCCATAGTTTGGAATTGCTTAATCTTCCGTATACAGGTCCAAACGCTGAATTGTATGATCCACCAAAAGACTTAATGAAATATGTCGCATATTGTGAAGGCATCAATACACCGGCATATTACAAGGTAAACGATCAGTCAGACTTGAGTTCTATCACTAATCATCTGAAATTTCCAATGTTTGTTAAACCAATAAAAGCAGGTGATAGCCTTGGAATAGACGATCAATCAAAAGTTAATACACCACAAAATCTTTTTAAAAAAATTGAGTCTTTAAGAAATGAATACCGGGATATCCTCATTGAAGAATATATTCCGGGAAGAGAGTTCACCGTCCTTGTGGTTGCAGATGAAAGTAAGCCAAGGAAATGCCGGAGTTTTAAACCAGTAGAATATATTTTTCCTGAAAATTTTGCTTATAAAACATATACCTTAAAGACTTCAGAATTGCATCCTGAAGCCAATAAACCATGTGAGGACAAAAAACTGGACAAAATTTTAAGGGAAGCAGCTGAAAGAATTTTCAAAGCTTTCAATGGTGTTGGATATGCAAGATTGGATTTCCGAGTGACCGATTCAAATGAAGTTTATTTTTTAGAAATCAATTTTACATGTTCCGTTTTTTATTCTGAAGGTTATGAGGGATCGGCAGATTATATTTTGAAATATGACGGAATCGGGCAGGAAGGCTTTTTGAGACTGATTGTTGATGAGGGGATAAAAAGGTATAAATCCAGATCTAAAAAGTATGAGATGAAGGGCAACGCCATTTCAGGATTTGGAATTTATGCAAAGATGGGATTTAAGAAAGGAGAAGTTATATTTAAGGGTGAGGAGCGAGCACAAAGAATAGTAACTAAGCGATATGTCCACAAAAACTGGAATATAGATGATAAGAGATTTTTCAAACAATACGCATATCCTTTGAGCAATCAGGTGTATTGTTTGTGGGACAATAATCCTACGGAATGGGCGCCTCAAAATCATAGTTGCGATCCAAATACACAATATAAAGGACTTGACGTAATAGCGCTCAGAGAAATTTTTCCCGGAGAGGAGTTAAGTCTGGATTATGCAAATTTTCTAGATGAGCAAGCGGAGTCTTTTGTATGTCAATGCAATTCTCCAAAGTGCAAAGGTGTTATTTCGGGGGTCCAGAATAATTCTGTAAGCAAGAGAGAAGATGTTCAAGATATGCGTGTGCAAAATCGTGTTTTGAAAACTATCGATCGTCAGTGATTACCGAATGAATATATTATTTTACTGAAATTTTAATTGAAATATATTTATGTCGAAGCTTAAAGAAAGGCCCCAGGGCAATTTCTACCCGGGGGCCTGTGGTATTCCATAATTACCAATTTCTTCTTCTTTCCCGATCATGTTTTTCTCTGTAGATATGTTCGTCCGTTTTGCACCTTAAAGCTCTTAATTCGCGTTTTTCTCTTTTTGTTAGACGACCATCGCTCCATGCTTGTCTGTATGCCCATTTTAATCTTTTATGATTCTGTTTAAGATGAACATATTCCCTATTTGTTAGGTCTCCATTCCGCTTGCCATTTTCTATTCTTTCCTTTTGATGGTGACGTCTGTGATTTCCAGGTCCTGGCTGTGCGCTTAGTATTGCTACGGAAATAAGTGTCATCAAAGCGGATAAAAAAATCTTGTTTTTCATATAGATAAAATTTAATTGTGATGGTTTGACCTGAGGACGTCCATTTAGATTAAATTGTCCGGTGGCTTTAATAATAATTTAACCAAAAAGGCAAACCTGTTATGAAATGACATATATATATTATTTATAATATATCAAAATATGCTAACTTTGCCCCTACTCAAACTCGATTATGGAAAATCAGGATGTTCCTTTGCAAGAAGGCGATCATATATTAACCCTTGATGGGATGTACCAGGATTACTTTTTGGATTATGCCTCTTATGTAATTCTAGAAAGGGCAGTGCCGGCTATTGAAGACGGTTTAAAACCGGTCCAACGAAGGATCCTCCACAGTATGTATGAAAAGGAAGATGGTCGTTATCACAAGGTGGCCAACCTGATCGGGCATACCATGCAATATCATCCGCACGGAGATGCAGCTATAGGGGATGCTTTGGTAAATCTGGGTCAAAAGGACCTGTTAATTGATACCCAAGGTAACTGGGGCGATTTCCGTACAGGAGATTCTGCGGCAGCTCCAAGATACATAGAAGCCAGATTGACCAAGTTTGCCCTGGAGGTAGCCTTCAATCCACAGTTGACTGAGTGGCAATTATCTTATGATGGAAGGAATAAAGAGCCGGAAGTACTTCCAATGAAATTTCCATTATTATTGGCACAAGGTGTAGAGGGTATTGCAGTTGGATTGGCAACTAAAATTCTGCCGCACAATTTTATTGAAATCATCAAGGCTTCCATTCAATATTTAAAAGGCAATAAGGTAAAAATTTATCCTGATTTTGAAACCGGTGGCCAAATCGATGTTTCGGATTATCAGCAAGGGGCACGTGGAGGCAAGGTAAAAATCAGAGCAAAAATTGAGGTAGAGGACAAGAAATTTTTAGTGATCAGGGAGTTA
Coding sequences:
- a CDS encoding SET domain-containing protein-lysine N-methyltransferase; this translates as MRICVLQPDYGSSSVDYQNYDPRRDLSSLMPEATIDHVFLNKLTTYKQLKELSGHSYDVFLNLCEGYLEWDIPSIDVIHSLELLNLPYTGPNAELYDPPKDLMKYVAYCEGINTPAYYKVNDQSDLSSITNHLKFPMFVKPIKAGDSLGIDDQSKVNTPQNLFKKIESLRNEYRDILIEEYIPGREFTVLVVADESKPRKCRSFKPVEYIFPENFAYKTYTLKTSELHPEANKPCEDKKLDKILREAAERIFKAFNGVGYARLDFRVTDSNEVYFLEINFTCSVFYSEGYEGSADYILKYDGIGQEGFLRLIVDEGIKRYKSRSKKYEMKGNAISGFGIYAKMGFKKGEVIFKGEERAQRIVTKRYVHKNWNIDDKRFFKQYAYPLSNQVYCLWDNNPTEWAPQNHSCDPNTQYKGLDVIALREIFPGEELSLDYANFLDEQAESFVCQCNSPKCKGVISGVQNNSVSKREDVQDMRVQNRVLKTIDRQ